Proteins encoded in a region of the Methanofastidiosum sp. genome:
- a CDS encoding PAS domain-containing protein: protein MKKLLNFVNKDSHDHTLDVYRNIFENTFDAILLIDNEFRYIDANPSACDLLGYSKTELMNKKIGDLTPERNIEMGEKTWMNFLNEGNQKGEYILLKKDRREINVEYHAVANIQSGIHIFIINDVTTKKSTENTLKNKENILQGIFESSPVGINLIQDRKFIWSNDMMSQITGYSLDEIIGNNTRFLYLSDEDYEKAGCYYNKNFASDNVKEIDTRWKRKDGKIIDIQKKMSLLDPNKPDKGYITSVMDITDQKRAEDLLKQSEEKYRELANSLPEIIFETDENGNLTFVNRNALSIMGYTKEDFEKGLNAMQLLIPEERDLGRDNIRKIFEGKKSSGFEYTALRKDGSTFPIIIHSSAIMHNNKPIGLRGIIFDISERKEAEKRIMESEETLRSILTAAPVGIKLVKDRQIIWCNNSMIEMTGYSLEELTNKNLGFLYPNEEEYNKVGHVLYDKWSNEEYREIETIWKKNSGELINCHIRISPIDPTYFNKGMIEVITDITESKKAQKQLDENLEYFAHLIDHIRNPLTIICGFAQVEIENEVTKRRFLKQVGAIEKILKQLDQGWMDTEDTKKFLKKYM, encoded by the coding sequence ATACCCTAGACGTATACAGAAATATTTTTGAAAATACTTTTGATGCCATACTTTTGATAGACAATGAATTCAGATACATAGACGCAAATCCAAGTGCATGCGATCTTTTAGGATACAGTAAAACAGAATTAATGAATAAAAAAATAGGAGACCTCACCCCTGAAAGGAATATAGAAATGGGGGAAAAAACATGGATGAACTTCTTAAATGAAGGCAATCAAAAAGGGGAGTATATTCTCTTAAAAAAAGATCGAAGAGAAATTAATGTTGAATATCATGCTGTTGCAAATATCCAGTCGGGGATACATATCTTCATTATAAACGATGTTACTACAAAGAAGTCAACGGAGAATACTTTGAAAAATAAAGAAAACATCCTCCAGGGGATCTTTGAATCTAGCCCCGTAGGTATCAATCTCATCCAAGATAGAAAATTCATTTGGAGTAATGACATGATGAGCCAAATTACTGGTTACTCCTTAGATGAAATAATTGGGAACAATACTAGATTTTTATATCTTTCAGATGAAGATTACGAAAAAGCGGGTTGTTATTACAACAAGAATTTTGCCAGTGATAATGTAAAGGAAATCGATACTAGATGGAAAAGAAAGGATGGAAAGATAATAGACATCCAAAAAAAAATGAGTCTTTTAGATCCAAATAAACCGGATAAAGGATATATAACGTCAGTAATGGATATAACAGATCAGAAAAGAGCTGAAGATTTGTTAAAACAGAGCGAAGAAAAATATAGAGAGTTAGCAAATTCTTTACCAGAAATAATTTTTGAAACTGATGAAAATGGAAATCTAACATTTGTAAACAGAAATGCACTTAGTATTATGGGCTACACTAAAGAGGATTTTGAAAAAGGATTGAATGCAATGCAATTATTAATCCCTGAAGAGAGAGATTTGGGAAGAGACAACATAAGGAAAATATTTGAAGGGAAAAAATCAAGTGGTTTTGAGTATACAGCCTTACGAAAAGATGGTAGCACTTTTCCAATTATAATTCATTCTAGCGCAATTATGCATAATAATAAACCTATTGGGTTACGAGGGATAATATTTGACATTTCTGAAAGAAAAGAGGCTGAGAAAAGGATAATGGAAAGTGAGGAAACATTGAGAAGTATATTAACAGCGGCCCCGGTAGGGATAAAACTAGTCAAAGATCGACAGATAATATGGTGCAATAACAGCATGATTGAAATGACAGGTTACTCTCTCGAAGAATTAACCAATAAAAATCTAGGATTTTTATACCCCAATGAAGAAGAATATAATAAAGTTGGGCATGTATTATATGACAAATGGTCTAACGAAGAATATAGGGAAATTGAAACAATATGGAAAAAGAATAGTGGAGAATTAATAAACTGCCATATTAGGATTAGCCCTATTGATCCAACTTATTTTAATAAAGGCATGATAGAAGTTATTACAGATATTACAGAAAGTAAAAAAGCCCAAAAACAGCTTGATGAAAATCTAGAATATTTTGCTCATCTAATAGACCATATAAGAAATCCATTAACAATAATTTGTGGATTTGCACAAGTTGAAATTGAAAATGAAGTTACTAAACGTCGATTTTTAAAGCAGGTAGGTGCAATTGAAAAGATTTTAAAACAACTAGATCAGGGCTGGATGGACACTGAAGATACTAAAAAATTTTTGAAGAAGTATATGTAA